CCTACAGTTTTAACATTGAAAGCTTTTACATCAGCCGCATGATTTATTCCAAAATATATAGGACGTGCTTTTGTAACTTCGTGCATTTTAGCTACATGTTCATCATCAGCATTTAAAACGACTTTACCATCAATTTCAATTGCCTGTGCCATTTCACTTTTTGCTTTAGCGATATTTTCTATAGAACCTAAAAGTTCCATATGAGTTTCACCAACATTTGTGATAACACCTATTGTTGGTTTAGCAATATCTGTCAATAATTTTATTTGACCGAGTCCGCGCATGCCCATTTCTACAACAGCAACATCGTATGATTTATTGAGCTGTAATAAAGTCATAGGCAAGCCTATTTCATTGTTGAAATTTGCTTGTGTTTTTAACACATTCCATTTACCAGAAAGTACAGCAGCAGTTAAATCTTTTGTAGTTGTCTTACCATTAGAGCCTGTTATACCAATCACTGGAATAGAAAATTTACTGCGCCATAATTTTGCTAAATCCTGATATGCTTTGAGCGTATCATTAACAGCTAAAATATCAATTTCTACATCTTCAAGTCTTGATACATCATAATCTTTATTTACAATAGCACCGATTGCACCTTTTTTAGCTGCTTCAGCAATAAAATCATGTCCATCAAATTTTTCACCTTTAAGCGCTACGAACAACATACCTTCTTCAACTTTTCTCGTATCAGTTGTAACACCGCCAAAAATTGATGCTGAAGTTATCTTCTTCAAAACAGCATTAGTTACTTGCATAACTTGTGTCAAAGTAAATTGAAAATCAGCCATTTAATTTCCCCCTAATCGCTTCAATTGCAACTTCTTTATCATCAAAATGAATTGTTCCTGTTTTTAAAATCTGATAATTTTCATGACCTTTACCAGCTATTAAAACGATATCATCTTTTTGTGCCAATTCAATAGCACGGAAGATAGCGTGTCTTCTATCTGTAATTTTTTCATGGAAATTACCATGTAATGCTGGAAGCACACCAGCTTCTACTTCTGACAAAATAAATTCTGGGTCTTCAGTGCGTGGATTGTCTGATGTAGCGATTACGACATCAGCAAGCTGTGCTGCAATGCGTCCCATAATTGGACGTTTTGTTCTATCACGGTCACCACCGCAACCAAATACAACGATTAAACGTTTTTTAGCGATTTCGCGCGCTGTCTTAAGCACATTTTCTAAACCATCTGGTGTATGCGCATAATCGACAATTACGCTGAAATCTTGTCCTTGACGAACTAATTCAAAACGACCAGCTACAGATTCAAAATTTTCTAAGGTTTCTTTTATGATAGCAGGATTGATATGTTCTGCCAAAGCTGCACCAATTACACCTAAAATATTATACACA
The window above is part of the Megamonas hypermegale genome. Proteins encoded here:
- a CDS encoding UDP-N-acetylmuramoyl-tripeptide--D-alanyl-D-alanine ligase, coding for MADFQFTLTQVMQVTNAVLKKITSASIFGGVTTDTRKVEEGMLFVALKGEKFDGHDFIAEAAKKGAIGAIVNKDYDVSRLEDVEIDILAVNDTLKAYQDLAKLWRSKFSIPVIGITGSNGKTTTKDLTAAVLSGKWNVLKTQANFNNEIGLPMTLLQLNKSYDVAVVEMGMRGLGQIKLLTDIAKPTIGVITNVGETHMELLGSIENIAKAKSEMAQAIEIDGKVVLNADDEHVAKMHEVTKARPIYFGINHAADVKAFNVKTVGEGKTEFDAFIGENMAHFTLNMLGIHNVYNCLAALAVGYACGLTIEEMQKGLASFKPTAMRFEYKKVGDFNVINDAYNASPMSTKAALSNLAKVTDGRKILVMGDMFELGSVEVKAHEDIAVQAKEAGVSIIVTRGTLTQNTARKAREIGIPEVYECANHEEAVATLKKVLQKDDTVLFKGSHGMHMEKIIELLENEYK